From Alphaproteobacteria bacterium, a single genomic window includes:
- a CDS encoding MFS transporter, translating into MADRVLAASTLVRDLPRGIWALGFVSMFMDLSSEMIHALLPVYLVTVLGASTLMVGLIEGVAEATAMITKIFSGALSDWLGRRKLLAVIGYGLAALTKPIFPLATTIEWVVTARFLDRVGKGIRGAPRDALVADLAPAPLRGASFGLRQSLDTIGAFLGPLAAIGLMLFTGDNYAAVFWIAVIPAFIAFGLMAFAVKEPERVGGVAARPKPHFADARRLSRPFWAVVAVAVVLTLARFSEAFLVLRALNVGLAIAIVPVVMVVMNIAYAFAAYPAGVLSDRFGRQGVLIVGVAALVIADLLLALTTSVSILLLGVMFWGLHMGLTQGLLATLVADTAPADLRGTAFGVFNLASGIALLIASVVAGALWDVYGPVATFLAGAAFTAIALAGLLGLRKQFRKDFSEHLINVEQSENVDGYEHDR; encoded by the coding sequence ATGGCTGACCGGGTTCTTGCCGCCTCCACGTTAGTTCGAGACCTGCCGCGCGGAATCTGGGCGCTTGGGTTCGTCTCGATGTTCATGGACCTCTCATCCGAGATGATCCACGCTCTCCTGCCGGTCTATCTCGTCACCGTGCTTGGAGCCTCGACGCTCATGGTCGGGCTCATCGAGGGTGTTGCCGAAGCGACGGCGATGATCACTAAAATTTTCTCCGGCGCGCTGTCAGATTGGCTGGGTCGCCGCAAGCTGCTGGCCGTTATCGGCTACGGTCTTGCCGCCCTCACCAAGCCGATCTTCCCGCTCGCAACGACGATTGAATGGGTCGTGACCGCTCGCTTCCTTGACCGGGTGGGCAAGGGAATTCGCGGGGCGCCGCGCGACGCGCTGGTGGCCGATCTCGCGCCCGCTCCGTTGAGAGGAGCAAGCTTCGGTTTAAGACAGTCCCTCGACACGATCGGGGCCTTCCTCGGCCCGCTGGCCGCAATCGGGCTTATGCTTTTCACCGGCGACAATTACGCCGCGGTGTTCTGGATCGCGGTCATCCCGGCGTTCATCGCGTTTGGCCTGATGGCGTTCGCCGTGAAGGAGCCGGAACGTGTTGGTGGCGTTGCTGCAAGACCCAAGCCGCACTTCGCCGATGCCAGACGGCTCTCGCGGCCATTCTGGGCCGTGGTGGCGGTTGCGGTAGTGCTGACACTGGCTCGGTTCAGCGAAGCCTTTCTGGTTCTCAGAGCGCTGAACGTAGGCCTCGCCATTGCGATCGTGCCGGTCGTCATGGTCGTTATGAACATCGCTTACGCGTTCGCGGCTTATCCGGCGGGCGTACTGTCGGATCGGTTCGGGCGTCAGGGCGTCCTGATCGTCGGCGTCGCCGCACTCGTGATCGCTGATCTGCTTCTGGCACTCACGACATCGGTGTCCATCCTTCTGCTCGGCGTGATGTTTTGGGGCCTGCACATGGGCCTAACGCAAGGGCTGCTTGCAACGCTGGTGGCCGACACCGCGCCTGCCGATCTGCGCGGAACCGCGTTTGGAGTTTTCAACCTCGCAAGCGGAATTGCCCTGCTCATCGCCAGCGTGGTCGCCGGAGCGCTGTGGGATGTCTACGGACCGGTCGCGACCTTCCTGGCCGGCGCAGCGTTTACCGCCATCGCTTTGGCCGGTCTGCTCGGCTTACGAAAGCAATTCCGGAAGGATTTCAGCGAGCACCTCATCAACGTAGAGCAATCGGAAAATGTCGATGGATATGAGCATGACCGGTGA
- a CDS encoding TMEM165/GDT1 family protein, producing MIVDWAHVWPSVIAAFLASLVECVEALTVVLAVGAVRGWSAALIGSGTALGVLLAIVIAIGPALTRIPLDVLQLAVGVLLLLFGMRWLRKAILRSAGVIPLHDEDAIYSRQTESLRKFGKRGRGWDKVAIATAFKITMLEGIEVVFIVIAVGSGGVGLLVPASMGALAALLVVVLLGFVVHKPLASIPENTLKFMVGVLLSAFGTFWVGEGMGLRWPGQDWSILGLVAGFLIVASIATPLCRMRSGARGTAKR from the coding sequence GTGATCGTGGATTGGGCGCATGTTTGGCCATCGGTAATAGCGGCATTCCTGGCCTCGCTCGTTGAGTGCGTCGAGGCTCTGACCGTCGTGCTGGCGGTTGGCGCCGTTCGCGGCTGGAGCGCTGCATTGATTGGGAGCGGGACCGCGCTTGGCGTGCTGCTGGCTATCGTGATAGCTATCGGTCCAGCGCTCACGCGTATTCCGCTGGATGTGCTCCAACTCGCGGTCGGAGTGCTTCTGCTCCTCTTCGGAATGCGATGGCTCCGCAAGGCGATTCTGCGTTCCGCCGGCGTTATTCCTTTGCATGATGAGGACGCGATCTATTCCAGGCAAACGGAATCGCTGCGCAAGTTTGGGAAGCGTGGGCGGGGATGGGACAAGGTGGCTATCGCAACGGCCTTTAAGATCACGATGCTCGAGGGCATTGAGGTGGTTTTCATCGTTATCGCTGTCGGTTCCGGCGGCGTGGGCTTGCTTGTTCCAGCGAGCATGGGGGCGCTCGCCGCGCTGCTTGTCGTCGTGCTGCTTGGCTTTGTCGTTCACAAGCCCTTGGCGTCCATTCCCGAGAATACGCTGAAGTTTATGGTCGGGGTGTTGCTCTCCGCGTTTGGCACTTTCTGGGTCGGCGAAGGCATGGGACTTCGATGGCCCGGTCAGGATTGGTCGATCCTCGGTCTCGTCGCTGGCTTCCTGATCGTCGCATCGATCGCAACCCCGCTTTGCCGGATGCGCTCGGGCGCGCGCGGCACCGCGAAACGATAG
- a CDS encoding tyrosine-protein phosphatase, whose protein sequence is MIEGKSHKWARQTNIGTSCLACIAASNQFLKFHPVGRGLTYTTNALLVCAGLAGGWAIGLQLVGNVHVVEPGVLYRSAQLNGQKLADVMDAYGIKSVINLRGANSGSWWYDNEVAVTTAHGASHADVRMSALQDPADATIAKLMETMRTAPRPILIHCQSGSDRTGLAAALFERFVERRPADIAAHQISFRYGHFPWLGSRSIAMDRTYGRLSAGGLPKPE, encoded by the coding sequence ATGATCGAGGGAAAGTCGCACAAGTGGGCGCGCCAAACGAATATCGGGACGTCCTGTCTCGCTTGCATTGCGGCATCGAACCAGTTTTTGAAATTTCATCCGGTTGGCCGCGGCCTGACCTATACGACGAATGCGCTTCTCGTTTGCGCCGGGCTTGCCGGCGGTTGGGCCATCGGCCTTCAACTGGTCGGCAATGTTCACGTCGTCGAACCCGGGGTGCTTTACCGCTCCGCACAGTTGAACGGGCAGAAGTTGGCCGATGTGATGGACGCTTACGGCATCAAATCGGTGATCAATCTGCGCGGCGCAAATAGCGGGTCCTGGTGGTACGACAACGAAGTGGCGGTTACGACCGCACATGGAGCGTCTCACGCGGATGTTCGAATGTCGGCCCTACAGGATCCGGCGGATGCGACGATCGCTAAACTGATGGAGACGATGCGTACCGCGCCACGACCGATATTGATCCACTGTCAAAGCGGCTCCGATCGGACTGGACTGGCGGCAGCCTTGTTTGAGCGGTTTGTCGAAAGGCGCCCTGCCGATATTGCAGCTCATCAAATCTCGTTCCGCTACGGGCATTTTCCCTGGCTCGGAAGCCGATCGATCGCCATGGACCGAACATACGGGCGGCTTTCGGCCGGTGGCTTGCCGAAACCTGAGTGA
- a CDS encoding efflux RND transporter periplasmic adaptor subunit, which produces MDMSMTGDEHKNPGGPGRRVVRLLVILAAVGALGALVVWGFLAGRGEAVLEAERERPVKAPLRVSDNGRDQPVVTLDAATRQQNGIEVTKPKSTQYQDQVRAYGTVLDLDKLVTLDNSYVSAVAQLQSAQARIVASKAAFERAQALSRDKVTTLAQLQTAEATFRADQAGVATTEVQVRTLRATALEEWGTVIGKALVEGDPLVTALIERQTFLLQITLPPDKFITRAPNAMVQFGASATRHQVQFISPATQTDPKIQGLSFYYSADAASNLLPGMNVLAFLPAGAPIDGIEIPASAVVWWTGRAWVYLRTGADTFTRHEIPTDVPAPGGGFIVSVKSLPQPTPEIVAQGAQILLSEEFRAQIQVGEDNK; this is translated from the coding sequence ATGGATATGAGCATGACCGGTGATGAGCACAAGAACCCCGGTGGACCTGGACGTCGTGTCGTTCGGCTTTTGGTTATCCTGGCGGCGGTCGGAGCGCTTGGCGCGCTTGTCGTTTGGGGGTTCCTCGCCGGACGAGGCGAAGCGGTGTTGGAAGCCGAGCGAGAACGTCCGGTCAAAGCTCCCTTGCGCGTGTCGGATAACGGCCGCGATCAACCCGTCGTGACGCTCGACGCCGCAACGCGCCAGCAGAACGGGATTGAAGTCACCAAACCAAAGTCGACCCAGTACCAGGATCAGGTCCGCGCCTACGGGACCGTGCTTGACCTCGACAAGCTGGTCACGCTGGACAACAGTTATGTGAGTGCCGTCGCTCAGCTTCAGAGCGCCCAAGCCAGGATCGTTGCATCGAAGGCGGCCTTCGAGCGTGCGCAGGCGCTTTCCAGGGACAAGGTCACGACCCTGGCACAACTCCAGACGGCCGAGGCCACGTTCCGCGCCGATCAAGCTGGCGTCGCTACAACAGAGGTTCAGGTCAGGACGCTAAGGGCGACGGCACTGGAAGAGTGGGGAACGGTGATTGGCAAGGCGCTCGTCGAGGGCGACCCATTGGTGACCGCGCTAATCGAGCGCCAGACTTTCCTGCTTCAGATCACGCTACCTCCAGACAAATTCATAACCCGGGCACCGAACGCGATGGTCCAATTCGGTGCAAGCGCCACGCGCCATCAAGTCCAATTCATCTCGCCCGCCACGCAAACGGACCCGAAGATCCAAGGTCTGAGTTTTTATTATTCCGCGGATGCCGCGAGTAATCTGTTGCCGGGCATGAACGTCCTTGCATTCTTGCCCGCCGGTGCTCCCATCGACGGAATCGAAATTCCGGCCTCCGCCGTCGTGTGGTGGACGGGGCGCGCCTGGGTCTATTTGCGCACCGGCGCGGACACGTTCACCCGCCACGAAATTCCAACCGATGTGCCCGCGCCCGGAGGCGGCTTCATCGTTTCCGTCAAGAGCCTCCCACAACCCACTCCGGAGATTGTGGCACAGGGGGCGCAGATCTTGTTGTCCGAAGAATTCCGCGCGCAGATCCAGGTCGGCGAGGACAACAAATGA
- a CDS encoding PilZ domain-containing protein has translation MEEHRSTPRRRVLKAATISFHGGAISCTVRNLSEYGALLDVTSPIGIPDVFSLVMDSGPQHCRVIWRKEKRIGVRFTGANSEK, from the coding sequence ATGGAGGAGCATCGTTCCACACCGCGCCGCCGGGTCTTGAAGGCTGCGACAATCTCGTTCCATGGAGGCGCGATCAGTTGCACGGTTCGGAATCTTTCCGAGTACGGCGCCTTGCTCGACGTGACGTCACCGATCGGAATTCCCGACGTCTTTTCGCTGGTAATGGACAGCGGCCCGCAGCATTGCCGGGTGATCTGGCGCAAGGAGAAGCGTATCGGCGTTCGCTTCACTGGGGCGAATAGCGAAAAATAG
- a CDS encoding chromate resistance protein ChrB: MLNGAWILTVTDEHKLLYAQLVEMVRAQGGSATVFATAATSDEEERAIVARFQADRAREYDEFAERSGEFLAEIEKETRRRKFTFAELEEIEDDLDKLSTWLSKIKARDFFPDARMQQANETLETCGTALRTFADAVYAQEGIVDAADDRTGSSDTATPNPPLKKRGRPRDG; encoded by the coding sequence GTGCTGAACGGGGCCTGGATTCTAACGGTCACGGACGAGCACAAACTGCTCTATGCGCAACTCGTCGAGATGGTTCGCGCGCAAGGCGGCAGCGCCACCGTTTTTGCGACCGCTGCAACCAGCGACGAAGAAGAGCGCGCCATCGTTGCCCGGTTTCAGGCTGACCGAGCACGCGAATACGACGAGTTTGCCGAGCGGTCCGGCGAATTTCTTGCCGAGATCGAAAAGGAGACCCGGCGCCGGAAGTTCACGTTTGCAGAGCTTGAGGAGATTGAGGATGACCTCGACAAGCTTTCTACCTGGCTCTCCAAGATCAAGGCGCGCGACTTTTTCCCCGACGCCCGAATGCAGCAGGCGAATGAAACGCTCGAGACCTGTGGCACCGCTTTGCGAACCTTCGCCGACGCGGTCTATGCGCAAGAGGGCATTGTAGACGCGGCTGATGACCGCACTGGTTCGTCGGATACCGCGACTCCGAATCCCCCTCTCAAGAAGCGAGGGAGACCGCGGGATGGCTGA
- a CDS encoding PilZ domain-containing protein: MNDKRTASRHRVFKAGKIAFDGGVIDCTVRNLSKTGAALEVESPVGIPHKFTLVIESDRIRRGCHVVWRKERRIGVVFDNDPEN, translated from the coding sequence ATGAACGATAAGCGGACTGCATCGCGACATCGCGTTTTCAAAGCGGGGAAAATAGCATTTGATGGTGGTGTGATCGATTGCACCGTTCGCAACCTTTCAAAAACCGGCGCGGCGTTGGAAGTCGAGAGCCCCGTCGGCATTCCTCACAAATTCACCTTGGTGATCGAATCGGATCGCATCCGGCGGGGTTGCCATGTCGTTTGGCGGAAGGAGCGGCGCATTGGTGTCGTGTTCGACAACGACCCGGAAAACTGA
- a CDS encoding undecaprenyl-diphosphatase — protein sequence METWNTALFLALNAPASANVVTIAFAKVAAEYLVYVAAVLAVCLWVRGSRDQRDALISIGTGLLTAFALSWTISLLWYHPRPFAIGLGHTLLAHSPDSSFPSDHTTFLWIFGFGLLVTRVQRGWGWALVLAGLATAWARIYVGVHFPLDMAGSAIVAATGAVVARVVHLHVTAHLLPLIERPYEYLLQALRLPRAIFPRGLSDR from the coding sequence ATGGAAACCTGGAATACCGCACTTTTTCTGGCCCTCAATGCCCCGGCTTCAGCGAATGTCGTAACGATAGCGTTCGCCAAGGTAGCCGCGGAATATCTCGTTTATGTGGCTGCCGTTTTGGCGGTCTGCTTGTGGGTGCGGGGATCGCGCGACCAACGCGATGCGTTGATTTCGATCGGGACCGGACTCCTGACCGCGTTTGCACTGAGCTGGACCATTAGCCTTCTCTGGTATCATCCACGCCCCTTCGCGATAGGCTTGGGCCATACCCTTCTGGCCCACTCGCCCGACAGCTCGTTTCCGAGCGATCACACTACATTCCTTTGGATCTTCGGCTTCGGTCTCCTCGTCACGCGAGTACAGCGCGGGTGGGGATGGGCACTGGTCCTCGCTGGTCTTGCGACGGCCTGGGCTCGAATCTACGTGGGCGTTCACTTTCCCCTCGATATGGCCGGATCCGCCATTGTCGCGGCCACAGGTGCTGTCGTGGCAAGGGTCGTTCACCTGCACGTTACAGCCCATCTCTTGCCGCTGATCGAGAGGCCTTACGAATACCTGCTTCAGGCGTTGCGTTTGCCCCGGGCGATTTTCCCCCGCGGCCTCTCGGATCGATGA
- the crcB gene encoding fluoride efflux transporter CrcB has translation MQAYLIVFLGAGIGGAFRHGVNVWSARVFDLNFPYGTLIVNIVGSLAMGLIAGYFMASGSASQHWRLFLATGILGGFTTFSSFSLDVALLYERGELVVLAFYVLASVLASATALFIGLWATRSLIS, from the coding sequence ATGCAAGCGTATCTGATCGTGTTCCTTGGCGCTGGCATCGGCGGTGCTTTCCGACATGGAGTCAACGTCTGGTCCGCTCGCGTCTTCGATCTGAATTTTCCCTACGGCACATTGATCGTCAACATCGTGGGGTCGCTGGCGATGGGTTTGATCGCCGGCTATTTCATGGCGAGCGGAAGCGCCTCCCAGCACTGGCGGTTGTTTCTCGCGACCGGCATTCTTGGCGGCTTCACTACCTTTTCGTCGTTCTCGCTCGACGTCGCCCTGCTTTATGAGCGCGGCGAGTTGGTGGTCCTCGCCTTTTACGTTCTGGCTTCGGTGTTGGCGTCTGCTACGGCGTTGTTCATCGGACTCTGGGCGACGCGGAGTTTAATTTCTTGA
- a CDS encoding 2,3-bisphosphoglycerate-dependent phosphoglycerate mutase — protein sequence MDRRLVLVRHGQSEGNLKSIFTGSRDLGLTERGIAEASGVAQRLQALDVRFDIAFTSRLRRAWQSCSIILENMGQANVRQCRNAALNERDYGDLTGLNKDEARTRWGDDQVHLWRRSYDVAPPGGESLKDTSARILPFFIQTILPAVMRGDRTLVVAHGNSLRSLVMVLDRLSPESVTSVEFATGDIHLHRLAADTTVAQRQVSLASGET from the coding sequence ATCGACCGGCGTCTCGTCCTCGTCCGGCACGGCCAAAGCGAGGGAAATCTGAAGAGCATCTTCACTGGCTCGCGCGATCTCGGTCTGACGGAACGGGGAATTGCCGAAGCCAGCGGTGTTGCGCAACGGTTGCAAGCGTTGGATGTTCGGTTCGATATCGCCTTCACTTCAAGGCTTCGACGGGCATGGCAATCGTGTTCGATCATCCTGGAGAACATGGGGCAAGCCAATGTACGGCAGTGTCGCAATGCCGCACTCAACGAGCGAGACTACGGCGATCTCACCGGTCTGAACAAGGATGAGGCTCGAACGCGTTGGGGCGACGATCAAGTTCATCTGTGGCGCCGCTCCTATGATGTAGCGCCGCCGGGCGGAGAGAGCCTGAAGGATACGTCCGCACGAATATTGCCATTCTTCATCCAAACGATCTTGCCCGCAGTCATGCGTGGCGACAGGACGTTAGTTGTCGCCCATGGAAACAGCCTGCGCTCGCTGGTCATGGTTCTCGACAGGCTATCGCCCGAATCTGTCACCTCGGTCGAGTTCGCGACGGGCGATATTCATCTTCATCGCCTCGCTGCCGATACGACCGTCGCGCAAAGGCAAGTCTCACTGGCATCAGGTGAAACATGA
- a CDS encoding FtsX-like permease family protein encodes MTALGATRSQLGGFLWVEGLLVVAGGTTLGLITGFTIAAAMVAILAGVFDPPPEALSVPWLYLMVAIVSSFACGAIAIALMQTRSSKPDLEALRAG; translated from the coding sequence CTGACCGCGCTCGGCGCAACACGCTCGCAACTCGGAGGATTCTTATGGGTCGAAGGACTGCTCGTTGTCGCCGGCGGCACGACCCTTGGACTGATCACAGGATTCACGATCGCGGCGGCTATGGTGGCGATCCTCGCAGGTGTGTTCGATCCCCCTCCGGAAGCCTTGTCGGTTCCCTGGCTGTATTTGATGGTCGCGATCGTCTCAAGCTTTGCTTGCGGCGCCATCGCAATCGCCTTGATGCAAACGCGTTCCAGCAAGCCTGATCTCGAAGCGCTTCGCGCCGGATAG
- a CDS encoding efflux RND transporter permease subunit codes for MTQATPGPSTPSGLQANVIGFAIRFRGIVVAMALVLLGYGVLSVVRAKYDVFPEFAPPQVGIQTEAPGLTPEQIEVLVTQPIENAINGVPGVQSLRSTSIQGLSVITVIFAPGSDIYRDRQVVAERLAVAAQQLPAGTGPPGMTPLTSSTSTILVAGLTSDTHSLMDLRTIADWTLRLRLLAVPGVAKVAVFGGDLRSLQVQVHPDQLIRYNLTLTDVLTAAKKATGVRGAGFIDTTNQRIVFQTEGQSLQAEDVAHTVLLNQGASSVLLGDVAEVVYAPEPPIGGATIMGQPGVMLNVSGQYGANTVEVTQRVEEALASLRPRLEKAGIKFHGDLFRPANFIDTATNNVRDSLVLGGILVIVVLFLFLFDLRSAAIACTAIPLSLLAAVIVLDALGQSLNTMTLGGLAIAIGEVVDDAVIGVENIVRRLRENRRLPEPRPVGRVVLDASLEVRGAVLYATFAVILVFLPVLTLPGLSGRFFAPLGMAYIFAILASLVVALTVTPALSMLLLAGRGRGGEGAGAVAHDREPPVVRWTRGRYERILGGIAIHPRMAIAAALVFTVAGCAALPFFGSAFLPELQEGHFILHMSAVPGTSIAESERLGALVTKALTALPMVRSVAQHIGRAEKADDTAGTHESEFEVDLKSGLSGDQTEGAQADVRKALRGFAGVNFAVTPFLTERVEETLSGYTAAVVVNIFGDDLDTLDRAARDVARTVGGIQGATDVQLQSPPGMPQLTIRLRKKDVERWGFDAVDVLDLVRTAYQGDVVGQSYDGNRVFNVITVLDAESRNSITKVGDLALRAPSGSYVLLKQIADIYETAGRYQVSHLGGRRLQTVTANVAGRDVASFVRDAQAAVSANVELPSGVYVEFAGSAQAQAQSRRDLLIHSSIAAIGVVLLLSIVTRNWRNLLLVLVNLPFALVGGVLAVFATGGVLSLGSMVGFVTLFGITLRNSIMMISHYEHLVETDGMLWGLEAAIKGAGDRLTPILMTSLVTALGLLPLVIGMGDPGREIEGPMALVILGGLLTSMTLNLLVLPTLALRFGRFESAVDELGGGSPELAKQNSS; via the coding sequence ATGACGCAGGCAACCCCCGGTCCCTCAACGCCGTCGGGCTTGCAAGCGAATGTCATCGGCTTCGCGATCCGCTTCCGCGGCATCGTCGTGGCTATGGCCTTGGTGCTGCTCGGCTACGGCGTCCTCTCGGTTGTTCGCGCTAAATACGACGTCTTCCCGGAGTTCGCACCGCCCCAGGTCGGCATCCAGACCGAGGCGCCCGGCCTTACGCCAGAACAGATCGAGGTTCTCGTCACCCAGCCGATCGAGAATGCCATCAATGGTGTCCCCGGCGTGCAATCGTTGCGGTCCACCTCGATCCAGGGGCTCTCCGTCATCACGGTTATCTTCGCGCCCGGAAGTGACATCTATCGGGATCGGCAAGTGGTGGCCGAGCGTCTGGCGGTCGCCGCACAACAGCTCCCGGCGGGGACGGGGCCGCCGGGAATGACGCCGCTGACCTCTTCGACGAGTACCATCCTTGTCGCCGGGCTCACCTCCGACACGCACTCGCTGATGGATTTACGCACTATCGCCGATTGGACGCTGCGCCTGCGGCTTCTCGCCGTGCCGGGCGTCGCCAAGGTCGCGGTGTTCGGCGGCGATCTTCGTTCGCTTCAGGTTCAGGTACATCCGGACCAGCTCATTCGCTATAATCTCACCCTCACCGACGTTCTGACCGCGGCGAAGAAGGCGACCGGCGTGCGCGGTGCGGGCTTTATCGACACAACCAATCAACGCATCGTCTTCCAGACCGAGGGCCAGTCACTCCAGGCGGAGGATGTTGCTCACACTGTTCTGCTGAACCAGGGCGCTTCGAGCGTGCTTCTCGGCGACGTCGCCGAGGTGGTCTATGCGCCGGAGCCGCCGATCGGCGGCGCGACGATTATGGGCCAACCCGGCGTAATGCTGAATGTCTCGGGGCAATACGGGGCCAATACGGTCGAGGTGACCCAGCGCGTCGAAGAGGCGCTGGCGAGCTTGCGGCCGAGGCTGGAGAAGGCCGGTATTAAATTTCACGGCGATCTTTTTCGTCCGGCCAACTTCATCGATACGGCCACCAACAATGTCCGGGACTCGCTGGTTCTTGGTGGCATCCTCGTCATTGTGGTGCTGTTTCTGTTCCTGTTCGATCTACGCAGCGCAGCGATCGCCTGCACAGCGATCCCGCTGTCACTGCTTGCCGCCGTCATTGTCCTCGACGCTTTGGGGCAGAGCCTGAACACAATGACCTTGGGCGGGCTCGCGATCGCCATCGGCGAAGTCGTTGATGATGCGGTGATCGGCGTTGAGAACATCGTCCGACGTTTACGCGAGAACAGGCGTTTGCCGGAACCTCGGCCGGTGGGCCGGGTCGTACTCGACGCCTCGCTCGAAGTGCGCGGCGCTGTCCTTTATGCGACCTTCGCGGTTATCCTTGTCTTCTTGCCCGTGCTGACATTGCCGGGTCTCTCCGGCCGGTTCTTTGCGCCGCTCGGCATGGCCTATATCTTCGCCATTCTCGCATCGCTTGTCGTGGCGCTGACGGTGACGCCGGCGCTCTCGATGCTGCTGCTCGCCGGCCGCGGACGAGGGGGCGAAGGCGCGGGTGCGGTCGCCCATGATAGAGAGCCGCCCGTCGTTCGCTGGACGCGCGGGCGTTATGAGCGAATTTTAGGCGGCATCGCCATCCATCCGCGGATGGCGATCGCCGCCGCTCTGGTTTTTACCGTGGCCGGTTGTGCCGCCCTTCCGTTCTTCGGTAGCGCCTTCCTGCCCGAACTCCAGGAAGGGCATTTCATTCTTCACATGTCGGCTGTGCCCGGCACTTCGATCGCCGAATCCGAGCGCCTCGGTGCGCTTGTGACCAAGGCTTTGACCGCGCTACCGATGGTGCGCTCGGTCGCCCAGCACATCGGCCGCGCCGAGAAAGCCGACGACACCGCGGGCACGCATGAAAGCGAGTTCGAAGTCGACCTCAAATCCGGATTATCGGGCGACCAGACGGAAGGAGCGCAGGCCGACGTACGCAAGGCGCTCCGAGGGTTCGCGGGAGTCAATTTCGCGGTCACGCCATTCCTGACCGAGCGCGTAGAGGAAACCTTGTCAGGCTACACGGCTGCCGTCGTCGTCAACATCTTCGGCGACGATCTCGACACGCTCGATCGCGCGGCACGGGACGTCGCGCGTACCGTTGGGGGTATCCAGGGTGCGACGGACGTGCAATTGCAATCGCCGCCTGGCATGCCGCAGTTGACCATTCGACTCCGGAAAAAGGACGTGGAGCGCTGGGGCTTCGATGCGGTGGACGTCCTCGATTTGGTCCGCACCGCCTATCAGGGCGATGTTGTGGGCCAGAGCTATGATGGCAACCGGGTTTTCAACGTCATCACGGTGCTTGACGCCGAGAGCCGCAATAGTATCACCAAGGTCGGTGACCTCGCGCTACGCGCCCCGAGCGGCAGCTATGTGCTTCTCAAGCAAATCGCGGACATATACGAAACCGCCGGGCGCTATCAGGTATCTCATCTCGGTGGCCGACGTCTCCAAACGGTGACGGCGAACGTTGCCGGCCGTGACGTCGCCTCGTTCGTGCGGGATGCTCAGGCCGCGGTCTCTGCCAACGTAGAACTCCCGAGCGGGGTCTACGTGGAATTCGCCGGTTCGGCGCAGGCGCAGGCGCAATCCCGGCGCGACCTGCTGATTCATTCGTCGATCGCCGCAATCGGCGTGGTGCTGCTGCTGTCGATCGTAACGCGCAACTGGCGAAACCTGCTGCTCGTTCTCGTCAATCTGCCCTTCGCGCTCGTTGGTGGCGTGCTGGCGGTATTTGCGACCGGAGGCGTACTCTCACTCGGTTCGATGGTTGGTTTCGTGACACTGTTCGGAATCACGCTGCGCAACTCGATCATGATGATCTCCCACTATGAGCATCTGGTCGAAACTGACGGCATGCTTTGGGGTCTCGAAGCTGCAATCAAAGGCGCCGGCGACCGGCTGACGCCGATCCTGATGACCTCGCTCGTTACTGCGCTCGGTCTCCTGCCTCTCGTGATCGGAATGGGAGATCCAGGCCGTGAGATAGAAGGCCCCATGGCGCTCGTGATCCTGGGAGGCCTGCTGACCTCGATGACCCTGAATTTGCTTGTCTTACCCACCCTAGCCCTGCGCTTCGGGCGGTTCGAGTCGGCCGTCGATGAACTCGGCGGCGGTTCGCCTGAATTGGCGAAACAAAACTCGAGCTAA